A genome region from Candidatus Obscuribacterales bacterium includes the following:
- the petD gene encoding cytochrome b6-f complex subunit IV has protein sequence MSILKKPDLSDPKLREMLKQGMGHNYYGEPAWPNDLLYTFPVVILGTIACCVALGVLDPALVGEPADPFATPLEILPEWYLYPAFQILRVVPNKLLGIALQTAIPVGLMLIPFIENVNKFQNPFRRPLATTVFLFGTVVTLWLGIGATFPIDTSLTLGLF, from the coding sequence ATGTCAATTCTCAAAAAACCGGATCTCAGTGATCCCAAGTTACGCGAGATGCTGAAGCAAGGCATGGGGCACAACTACTACGGTGAGCCTGCCTGGCCGAATGACCTTCTCTACACCTTCCCGGTGGTGATCTTGGGAACCATTGCCTGCTGTGTTGCTCTCGGTGTGCTAGATCCAGCACTCGTGGGTGAGCCAGCAGATCCCTTCGCTACCCCCCTCGAAATTTTGCCCGAGTGGTATCTCTATCCCGCGTTTCAAATCCTGCGGGTTGTACCCAACAAGCTCTTGGGCATTGCTCTACAAACCGCGATTCCCGTTGGCTTGATGTTGATTCCGTTCATTGAAAACGTGAACAAGTTCCAAAACCCCTTCCGCCGTCCCTTGGCAACCACCGTATTCTTGTTTGGTACTGTGGTTACCCTGTGGCTGGGTATTGGTGCAACCTTCCCCATCGACACTTCGTTGACCCTGGGCCTGTTCTAA